The Shewanella mesophila genome contains the following window.
CGTGCGTACAAATATCATCGCCTGTGACCTCTGTTTACTCATGGCAGGGTGAGCTATGCCAAGAGCAAGAGTTTTCATTGCAGATCAAGTGTCATAGTCAGAATTATAATGAGCTCGCCAAACTGATACTCTCCATACATCCCTATGATGTGCCGGAGCTTATCGCCTTGGAAATCGCTAACGGCTCTTCTGCTTATTTAGATTGGATAAAAGAAACCACACAAATATGAAAAAAATACTGTTCCTTTTTCTCTCGTCACTGTTATTACTTGCCCCCGCGGTTCAAAGTGAAGGCATTTTCAGCAGTAATAAATTTGGCTTTCTAAAAGATGAGCCTAAGCTGATGCCCGTCGATCAAGCTTTTGTATTCGACTTTAAACAAGAGGGTGAGCAAGTTAAAGTCAGCTGGGTTATTGCCGATGGCTACTACATGTATCGCGATAAGCTCAAATTTGAAGCAGACGGCGCGACACTAGGCGAAATACACTTGCCCCGCGGCAAGGCCCATAGCGATGACTACTTTGGCGAGCAAGAGGTCTATTACTCTTATGTTGAAGTTCCTATCGCTATCAAACAAGCCTCTAGTGAAGGTACGCTGAAAGTTACTTTCATGGGCTGTGCCGAGGGTAAGCTCTGTTATCCGCCAACCAAGCGCAGCGCTATCTTAGCTGAAGTTGCAGCAAACGACGGCGTACTGCCAGCAACGGAGGCTAACGCCAACCAAAGTTCATCTGCCACGTCATCTGCCGAGCAAATGACGACTACACCGATCACTGAGCAAGACTCCCTGAGTCAAATGTTGGCTGGTGACAGCCTATTATGGACCTTAGTTATTTTCTTTGGCTTAGGTATCGGTCTCGCCTTGACTCCCTGTGTATTCCCTATGTATCCAATTTTATCTGGGATTATTGTCGGCCAAGGGGAAAAACTCTCGACTCGCAAAGCATTTACCCTCTCAATGGTTTATGTCCAAGGTATGGCTATTACCTACTCCCTACTTGGGTTAGTGGTGGCCTCTGCGGGAATGAAGTACCAAGCTGCACTGCAACACCCTGCTGTACTCGTGGTACTGGCTATTTTGTTCTTCGTGCTCAGCTTATCTATGTTTGGTCTTTATGACTTAAAACTGCCCTCTAGCTGGCAAGAGAAGATGAATCGCTTCTCAAACAACCAGAAGGGCGGCAATATCGCGGGTGTGTTTATCATGGGGATAATCTCTGGCTTAGTCGCCTCTCCATGCACCACAGCGCCGCTTTCAGGCGCCCTTGTCTACGTGGCACAAACTGGCGACTTAGTGCAAGGGTTCTTAGCGCTCTACGTCCTCAGTATGGGGATGGGATTACCTTTATTAATCATAGGTTCATCTGGCGGTAAGCTGTTACCTAGAGCTGGCGCATGGATGGATATCATCAAAACCGTGTTCGGTTTCCTATTAATCGCGGTATCGATTGTGATGCTAGGCCGTATCTGGACAGGTTTGGTCTCAGATCTACTCTGGGCTTTATGGGGTGTAGCGCTTGCTGGATACCTAATGCACCAGAATAAGCAGACTGAGTTTAACTGGAAACAGACCGTTCGCTCTGTGTCACTCTTGCTGATTCTACTAGCTAGCTTCTCCTATGGCTTTCAGGCTGTGATGAATAGCTTAGGGTTTCAATCTCACCCCCTAAGTAGTGAGAATCACGGCGTAACTCACAAGACCATTAAGTCTGTTGCCGATCTCAAGGCTGAGGTCGCTGCCGCAAAAGCACAAGGCAGGCCTGTGATGTTAGATCTCTATGCCGATTGGTGCGTTGCTTGTAAAGAGTTTGAAAACATCACCTTTAAAGATCCGGCGGTTCAACAACGTCTATCACAGATAACTTTTTTACAAGCTGATGTGACCAAGAGTGATGCGATTGATGTAGAAC
Protein-coding sequences here:
- the cutA gene encoding divalent-cation tolerance protein CutA, with the protein product MDDNYLLVITSCPDKEIAASIARAVVNAKLAACVQISSPVTSVYSWQGELCQEQEFSLQIKCHSQNYNELAKLILSIHPYDVPELIALEIANGSSAYLDWIKETTQI
- a CDS encoding protein-disulfide reductase DsbD; its protein translation is MKKILFLFLSSLLLLAPAVQSEGIFSSNKFGFLKDEPKLMPVDQAFVFDFKQEGEQVKVSWVIADGYYMYRDKLKFEADGATLGEIHLPRGKAHSDDYFGEQEVYYSYVEVPIAIKQASSEGTLKVTFMGCAEGKLCYPPTKRSAILAEVAANDGVLPATEANANQSSSATSSAEQMTTTPITEQDSLSQMLAGDSLLWTLVIFFGLGIGLALTPCVFPMYPILSGIIVGQGEKLSTRKAFTLSMVYVQGMAITYSLLGLVVASAGMKYQAALQHPAVLVVLAILFFVLSLSMFGLYDLKLPSSWQEKMNRFSNNQKGGNIAGVFIMGIISGLVASPCTTAPLSGALVYVAQTGDLVQGFLALYVLSMGMGLPLLIIGSSGGKLLPRAGAWMDIIKTVFGFLLIAVSIVMLGRIWTGLVSDLLWALWGVALAGYLMHQNKQTEFNWKQTVRSVSLLLILLASFSYGFQAVMNSLGFQSHPLSSENHGVTHKTIKSVADLKAEVAAAKAQGRPVMLDLYADWCVACKEFENITFKDPAVQQRLSQITFLQADVTKSDAIDVELLEQYDVLGLPTLLMFDANGELRDELRVTGFMKPEAFAAHLDLLLAK